From a region of the Chrysemys picta bellii isolate R12L10 chromosome 7, ASM1138683v2, whole genome shotgun sequence genome:
- the SAMD8 gene encoding sphingomyelin synthase-related protein 1 isoform X2 gives MGQPAARERASLRRRVARTVPRGESKTMAGNNQLCIRRWTTKNVAKWLKEEGFCEYVDVLCNRHRLDGITLLTLTEYDLRSPPLEIKVLGDIKRLMLSIRKLQKQHIEVLEELGYNSDSPIGTMSPTVGSLQDTDWFCNGEVPRDCGPVTDLNADQYQYTNGKNKHPMRRLDPEYWKTVLSCIYVFIVFGFTSFVMVIVHERVPDMQTYPPLPDIFLDSVPRIPWAFAMTEVCGVILCYIWLLVLLLHRHRSILLRRLCSLMGTVFLLRCFTMFVTSLSVPGQHLQCSGKLYGNVWAKLQRAFAIWSGFGMTLTGVHTCGDYMFSGHTVVLTMLNFFVTEYTPRSWNFLHTLSWVLNLFGIFFILAAHEHYSIDVFIAFYITTRLFLYYHTLANTRAYQQSRRARIWFPMFSFFECNVNGTVPNEYCWPFSKPTIMRRLIR, from the exons AGAGTAAGACAATGGCAGGCAACAACCAGCTTTGCATCCGACGTTGGACTACTAAGAACGTAGCCAAATGGCTAAAAGAAGAAGGCTTCTGCGAGTATGTGGACGTTTTGTGCAATAGACACAGACTGGATGGAATTACATTATTGACACTGACTGAATATGATTTGCGATCTCCTCCTTTGGAAATCAAAGTCCTGGGGGATATCAAAAGACTAATGTTGTCGATACGCAAATTGCAGAAACAGCATATTGAGGTTTTAGAAGAGTTGGGTTACAACAGCGATAGTCCCATTGGCACAATGTCTCCTACCGTTGGCTCCCTTCAAGATACGGATTGGTTTTGTAATGGTGAAGTACCACGGGACTGTGGACCAGTTACTGACCTGAATGCTGATCAGTATCAATAcacaaatggaaaaaacaaacatccTATGCGAAGACTGGACCCTGAGTACTGGAAAACAGTCTTAAGTTGTATATATGTTTTCATAGTGTTTGGCTTTACATCATTTGTCATGGTTATAGTACATGAGCGCGTACCTGACATGCAGACATATCCACCGCTACCAGACATATTTCTAGACAG TGTTCCTAGGATACCTTGGGCCTTTGCCATGACTGAAGTGTGTGGTGTGATTCTCTGCTACATTTggctcctggttctcctccttcACAGACACAG GTCTATACTCTTACGCAGATTGTGTAGCTTAATGGGGACAGTGTTCTTGTTGCGTTGCTTTACAATGTTTGTTACCTCACTCTCTGTGCCAGGCCAGCATCTACAGTGTTCCGGAAAG TTGTATGGCAACGTTTGGGCAAAACTTCAGCGAGCATTTGCAATATGGAGTGGTTTTGGAATGACACTCACTGGAGTACATACATGTGGAGACTACATGTTCAGTGGCCATACTGTTGTCCTGACTATGCTGAACTTCTTTGTCACTGAAT ATACACCAAGAAGCTGGAACTTCTTGCATACTTTATCCTGGGTCCTGAATCTCTTTGGAATCTTCTTCATTTTGGCTGCACATGAACATTATTCTATAGATGTCTTCATTGCCTTCTACATCACCACAAGACTCTTTTTGTACTACCACACATTGGCTAATACCAGAGCATATCAGCAGAGTAGGAGAGCGAGAATCTGGTTtccaatgttttctttttttgaatgCAATGTTAATGGTACAGTTCCTAATGAGTATTGCTGGCCCTTTTCAAAACCTACAATAATGAGAAGGTTAATTAGATGA
- the SAMD8 gene encoding sphingomyelin synthase-related protein 1 isoform X3 — MAGNNQLCIRRWTTKNVAKWLKEEGFCEYVDVLCNRHRLDGITLLTLTEYDLRSPPLEIKVLGDIKRLMLSIRKLQKQHIEVLEELGYNSDSPIGTMSPTVGSLQDTDWFCNGEVPRDCGPVTDLNADQYQYTNGKNKHPMRRLDPEYWKTVLSCIYVFIVFGFTSFVMVIVHERVPDMQTYPPLPDIFLDSVPRIPWAFAMTEVCGVILCYIWLLVLLLHRHRSILLRRLCSLMGTVFLLRCFTMFVTSLSVPGQHLQCSGKLYGNVWAKLQRAFAIWSGFGMTLTGVHTCGDYMFSGHTVVLTMLNFFVTEYTPRSWNFLHTLSWVLNLFGIFFILAAHEHYSIDVFIAFYITTRLFLYYHTLANTRAYQQSRRARIWFPMFSFFECNVNGTVPNEYCWPFSKPTIMRRLIR, encoded by the exons ATGGCAGGCAACAACCAGCTTTGCATCCGACGTTGGACTACTAAGAACGTAGCCAAATGGCTAAAAGAAGAAGGCTTCTGCGAGTATGTGGACGTTTTGTGCAATAGACACAGACTGGATGGAATTACATTATTGACACTGACTGAATATGATTTGCGATCTCCTCCTTTGGAAATCAAAGTCCTGGGGGATATCAAAAGACTAATGTTGTCGATACGCAAATTGCAGAAACAGCATATTGAGGTTTTAGAAGAGTTGGGTTACAACAGCGATAGTCCCATTGGCACAATGTCTCCTACCGTTGGCTCCCTTCAAGATACGGATTGGTTTTGTAATGGTGAAGTACCACGGGACTGTGGACCAGTTACTGACCTGAATGCTGATCAGTATCAATAcacaaatggaaaaaacaaacatccTATGCGAAGACTGGACCCTGAGTACTGGAAAACAGTCTTAAGTTGTATATATGTTTTCATAGTGTTTGGCTTTACATCATTTGTCATGGTTATAGTACATGAGCGCGTACCTGACATGCAGACATATCCACCGCTACCAGACATATTTCTAGACAG TGTTCCTAGGATACCTTGGGCCTTTGCCATGACTGAAGTGTGTGGTGTGATTCTCTGCTACATTTggctcctggttctcctccttcACAGACACAG GTCTATACTCTTACGCAGATTGTGTAGCTTAATGGGGACAGTGTTCTTGTTGCGTTGCTTTACAATGTTTGTTACCTCACTCTCTGTGCCAGGCCAGCATCTACAGTGTTCCGGAAAG TTGTATGGCAACGTTTGGGCAAAACTTCAGCGAGCATTTGCAATATGGAGTGGTTTTGGAATGACACTCACTGGAGTACATACATGTGGAGACTACATGTTCAGTGGCCATACTGTTGTCCTGACTATGCTGAACTTCTTTGTCACTGAAT ATACACCAAGAAGCTGGAACTTCTTGCATACTTTATCCTGGGTCCTGAATCTCTTTGGAATCTTCTTCATTTTGGCTGCACATGAACATTATTCTATAGATGTCTTCATTGCCTTCTACATCACCACAAGACTCTTTTTGTACTACCACACATTGGCTAATACCAGAGCATATCAGCAGAGTAGGAGAGCGAGAATCTGGTTtccaatgttttctttttttgaatgCAATGTTAATGGTACAGTTCCTAATGAGTATTGCTGGCCCTTTTCAAAACCTACAATAATGAGAAGGTTAATTAGATGA